The DNA region AAGATTTGCCAGAAGGTTGTGTTTACAATCTTGAAGTCAAATAGCGCAAATAAAATGGGCGCCAAAATGAAAATCAATCGGTTAAAGAAGGACCACCAGTATAAGAAACTGCTCAAATAGGTCACTCTCGTCCAGAAAGGAAGCTTCTCGGATAAGGGAGCACGCGTATTCTGCAGGCTCTGAATAATCCCCCTTGCCCAGCGAATCCGCTGTTTAATCATGCTCGGAACGGTTGTCGTGGTCTGTCCCGCAGCTTGAACCTCTTGAGTTGCGTAGGTAATATAGCCTTCCTGCTGTAAGCGGATGCTTGTCTCAAAGTCCTCGGTGATCGTATTCAGCGGAAAACCTCCAATATCTTCCATGCCTTGGCGCGAAATGATCGTATTGCTTCCTGTATAGGCTACCGCATTGGAGGCATTACGCAGGATATTCACTTCTCTGGAGAAGAAATCTTGTTCATTCGGGATTCCTTGTTCTGCATAAAGGTTAAACTGGAATAGATCCGGATTGTAGAAGCTCTGAGGGGTCTGTACCAGCCCCAGCTTGAATTTCTTATCCTTTTCATCCTCACGGCGAAGCCGCCATTGCCCGTTCTCTTCTATAAAAGTGGAGAGCAGGAAATACGGGACGGTTTTCATCAAAAAGGTGTGTTGCGGAATCATATCTGCATCAAAGGTTGCAATGAGTGGGGAAGAGGTTTTGCTCAGGGCATTATTCAGGTTACCTGATTTGGCATGCTTGTTGCCGGGGAAGCCCATATAACCTACACCGAACTGCTTCGCAAGCTCCTCTACCTCAGGTCTTCCGCCATCGTCACATATATAAATATGGACCTTTTGCTTGTCCGGATAGTCCATGAACGTACAGGCGTTTACGGTTTTATACAACAGATCAACCGGCTCGTTGTGGGTGGCAATGAAAACATCCACATCCGGATAATATTCTGGAGGAACGATGGGAAAGTCGAGTTGTGTACGTGCCTTTTGCATCTTTTGAAAGAACAATTCAAAGGTGGTCAGTACGGTAACCGTCTCAGCCACAATGAGCAGAATGCCGAAGATGACATTCAGTACGCCTTCTCCCCATGGCAGTGTAAAGAACATCCGCCATAACAAATAAATCGACATCAGGATCATGGTGATAATAAAGAAAATATGTTGCCTTTTTTCGTTTTGCACTACAGCTGCTTCCTCCTTGCTGCAAATACCCATCTTCGCTGCAATTGAAAACTGAGCAGGAACAGCAAGGCATCACAGACGAATTTCGCTATTTTCTCGTCCACGAAGAAAATCGTATGGAACAAATATACACCGGTACTGGACAGCAGGATGATTAATCCGCACAACGACAAATAACGCCATAGACTGCCCTGACTATCCTCTTTGCGGAATACAAAGTGCCTGTTCAGTACATAGTTGACCACAATGGAAAGAATTCTCGCGATCACGGTTGCGAGCAGAATTCTTAGATAATCCTGCTGACCCAATATGGGCCGCAAAAAGTCGATTAAAAACCATGCAATCCCCAAATCAACTACAGAACTCGCAACCGAAGAGGAAATAAATCGCAGGAAATTGGAAAACAGCACACCCATCACCCGAGCACTGTCCTGGATCGCTTTAAAGTGTGTTCCTGCATTTCCATTCTCATAGATGACTTGAATCGGCATGGTATGAATCGGTATGCCGGACTGAATGCATGAGATGAGCATTTGCAGCTCGTATTCGAACCGGGTGCCGCGGACATCTTGCATGAATGCAAGCAAACCGGGGCCAAAAGCACGAAGCCCGGTCTGGGTATCTGACAGCTTTTTGCCGTAAAGCATAGCAAAAATAGAGGATGTCATCCGATTGCCCAGCAAGGACTTCGGCGGTATGCCTCCCTCGCTGAAGTCCCTTACCCCGAGAACCAACGCATCAGGATGACGCCTGGTTTCTTTGGCAAGTCGGTATACATCCTCTGGTGCATGCTGTCCGTCTGAATCTGCAGTGACGACAAAGGAAGACGCATCGAACTGCTGCCCAATATACTGGAATCCGGTCTTGAGTGCAGCACCCTTCCCCAGATTTTCCGTATGCCGCAGCAGGACACACCCGTTCTCCCTAAGTTCCTCGAAAATCGGCTGGTACGCTTCACCAGACCCATCGTCCACAATCACAATATCGGTCAAGTCATATTCTCGCAATTGCCCTACATAGGCCAGAAGTCTCTCATCTGGCTCAAGAGATGGAATAAGGATGATCGTTTTACCGTCTTCAATTTTATATGTAATCATCCTATTTAGCCTCAATTCGACATGTTTTCACAATTTCTTTTGGAATATTGTGAGTATAACATCGAAAGTAAGGGGCGTAAACGACAAACCAGTAGCTATTCATGTAAAATATAGAACTAACATATGAATACTTAAAAGCTATACATTTGGTAATGAATAGAGGGGTATTACGGGTAGCCTTTGAAGGCCGTCGATGTGTGTTTTACTGTTGGCTCATACCGCACTGTAAATTTTGATATCTACTCCAGCCTCGGCTTGCAGCCCTTCCCCAACCAGTATGTCACTATTTAAAAAAGACAAGGCTTTGCTGTTTGTAATGATTCTGGGAGATGTACGGAACAACACACCTTCCAGCTGTTCGTGGATCTCCCCATTATTCTCAATGTATAGTTCACAGTCCTGACCTGTATAATCCGTTCCCCGAAGCATGTACCTTGCTGACAAGCTGTGCTTGTCCCCATGTTGTCCAATGATTTGGGTATCCGTTGCTCCACCAAGTATGATTCCCTGAAAGTACCTCCCTGTCGCATGACCTGTAAAAGAAATCATGACGACCGAGTCACCGCTGTCGTTCTGCAAATTGACAGTTTCCCCTATCACCACATGCACCGTAAGAACTTCTCCCCACTTCATGCTAATCCTCCCCTTATGCGAAACAAAGTCTTAACAGGTAATCACAACTCCTCCAGCTATAGAGCATCAAACTCCACTCCGACTGCATGGAAGATGGCCCTATACTTAAATCGCTGTTGCAACTCAATCCCTCCCAGGAGAATGATCCTTATCATAAAGCTATCGTATACACACACTTATGACCGATGGTTGCAATAATTAATCCCAATATATCACACACTCTCTCGCCACTTCATTAGCTGCGTACGACTGGACAGAAGCTTTTTTACCTTCGGTATTGGCCGCTGGCAAGTGTTAAAGGCTCATTCATCTCAATCATGAGAATGACCTCACTTGTCCCCTCCTCCAGCCCGTATTAACACCCCTTACAGAATCCTTAGAATTTCCCTTTAGACTGTGGAACTAGAAAGGATGATATAAAACTATGTCGGACATTATTTTAGAAACTCATGATCTATGCAAAAGCTTTAAGCGCCAACCAGCCGTTAACAACGTATCGTTGGAAGTACCTTATAACTCGATCTACGGGCTCTTGGGTCCAAATGGCGCAGGCAAATCGACTACGCTCAAAATGATCACAGGCATGCTACGCCCCGACTCCGGAAGCATTCGCATTCATGGCCATGAATGGACTCGTAAGGACTTGAACGGAATAGGCGCACTGATTGAGGCGCCGCCGCTGTACGAGAATCTGACAGCCAGAGAGAATCTCAAAGTGCGTACACTCATCCTCGGGCTGCCGCAGTCCCGGATCGAGGAGGTGCTCGCCATTGTGGATTTGGCTCATACCGGGAAGAAACGTGCCGGACAATTTTCCATGGGCATGAAGCAACGGTTGGGAATTGCAATTGCCCTCTTGAACCAGCCCAAGCTGCTGATTCTGGACGAACCGACGAACGGGCTGGACCCGATTGGGATTCAGGAGCTGCGAGAGCTAATCCGTTCTTTTCCCAAGCAAGGGATCACCGTTATTTTATCGAGTCATATCCTCTCCGAAGTTGAATTGGTAGCGGATCAGATCGGCATTATTGCTGGCGGAGTTCTGGGCTATCAGGGAAGCGTCCCTCGTGGCCCAGAACTGGAGACCTTGTTCATGCAGGTGGCAGCAGCCAACCGGAAGGAAGGGGGTTCACATGCTTAGTCATATTAAAGCTGAACGTCTGAAATGGCGGCGCACCTTCATCCCCAAGCTTGTCTGGCTTGCCCCTGTATTCACTTTACTCCTTTGCGCTGTTCTAATGGGCGGACGTCTCTTCCAAACGGGCGCTTACAACTGGTGGTACACGATGCTTTTGCCTGGGTCACTTTCCCTTGCCTGTTCACTTGCTCTACAAAAGGATGCCAAGATGAAATACCGTGGACTGTTGGCTCTGCCCATTGACCCAAGGAAACTTTGGGCTGGGAAAATCATCGCAATTATGCAGTGGCTCTTGGCGACACTTTTCCTGTTCCTGATCGGCATTACGTTAGGAGGAATGTTGTTTGGCCAAACCATACCCCTGCTGAACAGCGCAGCGGGCAGCTTCCTGATCTTCCTTACTATACTGTGGCAGATTCCACTGTGTCTGTTCCTGGCTACGCGTCTGGGATTATTCGCCGCTGTTCTGCTTAATATGTGCGGCAATATCCTTGGTATCGTTGCATTCAATAGTGGAGGAATATGGGATTATGTTCCTTATTCGATTACTTTCAGGCTCATGTGCCCGGTTCTGTCCATCCTGCCGAATGGACTTCCTGTACCCGCGGACAGCCCGCTGAGAAGCACCAGCATGATGCTTCCAGATGTCCTGATCTCCGTGGCCTGGTTCATATTGCTCTCCCTCCTTACAGCACGATGGTTTCACAAACAGGAGGCGAAGTAGCATGAATTTCATACCAGGATTGTTAAGAGCGGATCTCCTCAAAAGTCGGCACACACCGTTTCTCCTCATTCATCTACTTGCTCCGCTGGTCGGGGTTAGCGTATTCTTAGCTTATTATTCGTACTCCCCATGGAGTGTAAATGATAAGGTGCTGGCGTTTATGCAGTCCCTGGGATGCGCATTTCCTATCCTAATCGGGCTGGTTTGTTCCATGGCGGTTGAACAGGAGGCTAATGCGGGACATTTTCAAGGTATGCTGGCACTACCAGCGAGTAAGATTGCAGCCTTTACAAGCAAGCTGCTGCTCCTGTTGATGTTTGGGTTTGCGGCTGTCATGCTTGCCTACAGTCTGTTTGGACTTGGATTTGGCCGGATTTTGCATCAGGACAGAATGGGAATGGCCTTTTACCTTGCCGGGGCAGTTATTCTGTTCGGTAGCAATATATTTCTCTATCTTCTTCACCTGGCGATCAGCCTGCGCTTTGGAAGAGGCGCCTCTATCGGGGTAGGAATAGCGGGGAGTCTGGTGGCAGCTTTAATGCTCACCGGGCTGGGTGATGCCATCTGGCCCTACATTCCCTTCGCATGGGGCGTCCGCTTCATCTCGCTGTGGACAATCCATGCTTCAGATATCTCGTTATCCGATGCTGTATCGGGACTGAATGCTGGAATCAGGGTGTGTATTCCGGGAACCATAATCCTTTTGTTCCTTTGCACTACTTGGTTCCAGCGCTGGGAAGGACGATCAACCGATATTTAGATACTACTTATAAATTGAGGGAACGAATATGGCAAAAATACTGGTGGTCGA from Paenibacillus sp. JNUCC-31 includes:
- a CDS encoding bifunctional glycosyltransferase family 2/GtrA family protein — encoded protein: MITYKIEDGKTIILIPSLEPDERLLAYVGQLREYDLTDIVIVDDGSGEAYQPIFEELRENGCVLLRHTENLGKGAALKTGFQYIGQQFDASSFVVTADSDGQHAPEDVYRLAKETRRHPDALVLGVRDFSEGGIPPKSLLGNRMTSSIFAMLYGKKLSDTQTGLRAFGPGLLAFMQDVRGTRFEYELQMLISCIQSGIPIHTMPIQVIYENGNAGTHFKAIQDSARVMGVLFSNFLRFISSSVASSVVDLGIAWFLIDFLRPILGQQDYLRILLATVIARILSIVVNYVLNRHFVFRKEDSQGSLWRYLSLCGLIILLSSTGVYLFHTIFFVDEKIAKFVCDALLFLLSFQLQRRWVFAARRKQL
- a CDS encoding lantibiotic immunity ABC transporter MutG family permease subunit, whose amino-acid sequence is MNFIPGLLRADLLKSRHTPFLLIHLLAPLVGVSVFLAYYSYSPWSVNDKVLAFMQSLGCAFPILIGLVCSMAVEQEANAGHFQGMLALPASKIAAFTSKLLLLLMFGFAAVMLAYSLFGLGFGRILHQDRMGMAFYLAGAVILFGSNIFLYLLHLAISLRFGRGASIGVGIAGSLVAALMLTGLGDAIWPYIPFAWGVRFISLWTIHASDISLSDAVSGLNAGIRVCIPGTIILLFLCTTWFQRWEGRSTDI
- a CDS encoding lantibiotic protection ABC transporter ATP-binding protein — its product is MSDIILETHDLCKSFKRQPAVNNVSLEVPYNSIYGLLGPNGAGKSTTLKMITGMLRPDSGSIRIHGHEWTRKDLNGIGALIEAPPLYENLTARENLKVRTLILGLPQSRIEEVLAIVDLAHTGKKRAGQFSMGMKQRLGIAIALLNQPKLLILDEPTNGLDPIGIQELRELIRSFPKQGITVILSSHILSEVELVADQIGIIAGGVLGYQGSVPRGPELETLFMQVAAANRKEGGSHA
- a CDS encoding glycosyltransferase family 2 protein, with product MQNEKRQHIFFIITMILMSIYLLWRMFFTLPWGEGVLNVIFGILLIVAETVTVLTTFELFFQKMQKARTQLDFPIVPPEYYPDVDVFIATHNEPVDLLYKTVNACTFMDYPDKQKVHIYICDDGGRPEVEELAKQFGVGYMGFPGNKHAKSGNLNNALSKTSSPLIATFDADMIPQHTFLMKTVPYFLLSTFIEENGQWRLRREDEKDKKFKLGLVQTPQSFYNPDLFQFNLYAEQGIPNEQDFFSREVNILRNASNAVAYTGSNTIISRQGMEDIGGFPLNTITEDFETSIRLQQEGYITYATQEVQAAGQTTTTVPSMIKQRIRWARGIIQSLQNTRAPLSEKLPFWTRVTYLSSFLYWWSFFNRLIFILAPILFALFDFKIVNTTFWQILIFWLPSYFFYSVSMRYLSSNIRNQRWSQVIDTIFMPYLIWPVLLETLGIREKKFKVTNKSRAKGRKWMSALLYALPHIFLLLLSIAAVIRYVNGKYGIALFFSSIIIFWLIHNMIALCYALFFMIGRRAYRETERIRAQEDVMIHDQDTNLRYQAKTVDVSENGIAFYVPYPIYLPEQKTISLTVKSERYEANLNAVIVYVKQDGEGWRYSATVQPMDETDNRQYMQIIYDRKHSLPEQMNLWDTAYDDMLRNVKKRIVQPRSDQRKMPRLSLQYPVTFTNDAGCTLRSFNYRFFSATGLHGDMAAGAIVTFYTQSNIKVILQHTGKTTANRREVLLSVENMDDIVERGLIDQLLSDLTHSHTERFTREG
- a CDS encoding lantibiotic immunity ABC transporter MutE/EpiE family permease subunit, whose product is MLSHIKAERLKWRRTFIPKLVWLAPVFTLLLCAVLMGGRLFQTGAYNWWYTMLLPGSLSLACSLALQKDAKMKYRGLLALPIDPRKLWAGKIIAIMQWLLATLFLFLIGITLGGMLFGQTIPLLNSAAGSFLIFLTILWQIPLCLFLATRLGLFAAVLLNMCGNILGIVAFNSGGIWDYVPYSITFRLMCPVLSILPNGLPVPADSPLRSTSMMLPDVLISVAWFILLSLLTARWFHKQEAK
- a CDS encoding DUF3237 family protein, producing the protein MKWGEVLTVHVVIGETVNLQNDSGDSVVMISFTGHATGRYFQGIILGGATDTQIIGQHGDKHSLSARYMLRGTDYTGQDCELYIENNGEIHEQLEGVLFRTSPRIITNSKALSFLNSDILVGEGLQAEAGVDIKIYSAV